A single Triticum dicoccoides isolate Atlit2015 ecotype Zavitan chromosome 2A, WEW_v2.0, whole genome shotgun sequence DNA region contains:
- the LOC119359207 gene encoding non-specific lipid-transfer protein C6-like — translation MAPSKSHLALLLAVVLIAATPQPSAAVREAPAPSTSNDLVAKPSAWCIPCFSFLPQLFCIPPIFCPPTPSALPPPPPPAKPEPKECLPSLMGLMPCKDYFTNKTAPEPPNQGKCCDGLRSLFVNAPICICRISDDGDLDKLMSAPVHGENILRVAVICGTALSDYGSCEGHVPPLRAAPAPEAAS, via the exons ATGGCACCATCCAAATCCCATCTCGCCTTGCTCCTCGCCGTAGTTCTGATCGCCGCCACGCCGCAGCCTTCGGCGGCCGTCAGGGAGGCCCCTGCCCCCTCCACCAGCAACGATTTAGTAGCAAAACCATCGGCATGGTGCATTCCCTGCTTTTCGTTTCTACCACAGTTATTCTGTATACCGCCGATATTCTGTCCACCTACGCCAagtgcgctgccgccgccgccgccgccagcgaagCCGGAGCCGAAAGAGTGTCTACCATCGCTGATGGGGCTGATGCCATGCAAGGATTACTTCACCAACAAAACCGCGCCGGAGCCTCCAAACCAAGGCAAGTGCTGTGACGGCCTGAGGTCACTCTTCGTAAACGCTCCTATCTGCATATGCCGCATATCGGACGACGGCGACCTCGACAAGCTCATGTCGGCACCCGTGCATGGAGAAAACATCCTTCGTGTGGCGGTTATCTGTGGCACGGCTCTGAGTGATTATGGATCTTGCGAGG GCCACGTGCCACCGCTGAGGGCCGCACCCGCCCCTGAAGCTGCTTCTTAA